Proteins co-encoded in one Arachis hypogaea cultivar Tifrunner chromosome 13, arahy.Tifrunner.gnm2.J5K5, whole genome shotgun sequence genomic window:
- the LOC140177463 gene encoding secreted RxLR effector protein 161-like: protein MDYSLKLTKGGREPLPSNTEYRKLIGQLLYLANTRPEISFAIGKLSQFVEAPTDVHFKAAIRILKYIKGAPANGIFFPASVNITVTGFSDSDWAACPDTRRSTTAYCFYVGSSIVSWKSKKQTTVAASSAEAEYRELASATREAIWIKKILLDLQLELKQPVSIYCDSQAAIHIASNPVFHERTKHIEVDCHIVRDKVLEKVIHLLPISTREQVADLLTEPLNPGTFFALIGKLGLKNIFTPNLREGVT from the coding sequence ATGGATTACTCTTTGAAATTGACAAAAGGTGGGAGAGAACCACTGCCCTCCAATACTGAGTATCGAAAGCTCATTGGCCAGTTACTCTATTTAGCTAATACTCGACCCGAAATTAGCTTTGCTATTGGAAAATTAAGTCAGTTTGTTGAAGCACCAACTGATGTGCACTTCAAGgcagcaatccgaattctcaaatACATCAAAGGAGCCCCAGCTAATGGTATATTCTTCCCTGCAAGTGTAAACATCACAGTCACTGGATTCTCAGATTCAGATTGGGCAGCTTGCCCAGATACTAGAAGATCCACTACTGCCTATTGTTTCTATGTTGGAAGTTCCATTGTATCATGGAAAAGTAAAAAACAGACAACTGTAGCTGCCTCTTCCGCAGAAGCTGAGTATCGGGAACTTGCATCAGCTACTAGAGAAGCCATATGGATAAAGAAGATCCTGTTAGATTTACAACTAGAATTAAAGCAACCAGTTAGCATTTATTGCGATAGCCAGGCAGCAATTCACATAGCCTCTAATCCAGTGTTTCATGAAAGAACAAAGCATATTGAAGTCGATTGTCACATAGTAAGAGACAAGGTGCTCGAGAAAGTCATTCATCTTTTGCCAATTTCCACCCGTGAACAAGTTGCAGACTTATTGACCGAACCTCTTAATCCAGGAACCTTCTTTGCTCTTATTGGCAAGTTAGGCCTGAAAAATATTTTCACTCCTAACTTGAGGGAGGGTGTTACCTGA
- the LOC112732821 gene encoding uncharacterized protein, translated as MVLALESKNKFGFVDRTITKPEKGDSLFEPWKRCNTYVVSWLNLSLESSISQSGDMYRVAELQEELCAIRQSELDVTSYYTRLKTIWEELDNFRSIPVCQCGVTFNCGLEVIRSHSLNDVFAMLTQQERQFQSELLSPQIVNNSTPSLNFVESGQNRGRGRGRGGRNQGGRGQSRKVQCAHCGKLGHNIESCYKKHGYPPHLKQMNSGEAAVNYMATAETEEDNEKLSSQLVGGRAVDSGFTAEQRQALLALLGNYELKPIQSTDQIVTQSQSPPHQGNLVHILQFKISVKTLTISNNKRTAWVIDTGVTDHVSYSLDNFQTYHKIDPIVVRLPDGTITFSNTIGTIHFSKNLYLINALYIPSFNYKLVSISKLTDKLHCQMIFNDKLCEIQDCSSMRMIGKAKSDGGLYTLKAEARNLQFGTSINTSCIMNIQGIRDKDLWHYRLGHLPCSGLIDMKKYYNFITYDTDENPCNACHLAKQKLLPFSLSTTKLQHCLDMIHVDI; from the exons ATGGTATTGGCGTTGGAATCGAAGAACAAATTCGGTTTCGTGGATAGAACGATAACCAAACCAGAGAAGGGCGATAGCTTGTTTGAACCCTGGAAAAGGTGTAATACGTACGTAGTGTCTTGGCTTAATCTTTCTCTGGAGTCAAGCATATCTCAATCG GGTGATATGTACAGAGTGGCTGAGCTTCAAGAAGAATTGTGTGCCATAAGACAAAGCGAACTTGATGTAACTTCATATTACACAAGATTGAAGACAATTTGGGAAGAGCTTGATAATTTTAGAAGCATTCCAGTGTGCCAATGTGGCGTAACCTTTAATTGTGGATTAGAAGTAATTAGGAGTCACAG CTTGAACGATGTATTTGCGATGCTCACCCAACAAGAAAGACAATTCCAAAGTGAATTGCTCTCCCCACAGATCGTGAACAATTCTACTCCTTCCTTGAACTTTGTGGAATCTGGACAAAATAGAGGGAGAGGAAGAGGTAGAGGAGGAAGAAATCAAGGCGGAAGAGGACAAAGTAGAAAGGTGCAATGTGCACATTGTGGGAAGCTAGGACACAATATTGAATCATGCTATAAGAAGCATGGTTATCCTCCACACTTGAAGCAAATGAATAGTGGAGAAGCTGCTGTAAACTACATGGCAACAGCAGAAACTGAGGAAGACAATGAGAAACTCAGTAGCCAACTGGTTGGAGGTAGGGCTGTCGACTCTGGATTCACTGCAGAGCAAAGACAAGCTTTATTAGCACTCTTGGGCAATTATGAGCTAAAGCCTATTCAAAGTACTGACCAAATTGTAACACAATcacaatcaccacctcatcaaggTAATTTGGTACATATtcttcaattcaaaataagtGTTAAAACACTAACAATTTCAAACAACAAGCGCACTGCATGGGTAATTGATACTGGGGTTACAGACCATGTATCATACTCCCTTGATAATTTTCAAACATATCACAAAATTGATCCAATTGTAGTGCGGCTACCAGATGGCACTATTACATTCAGTAACACAATTGGAACAatacatttttcaaaaaatctgtATTTGATAAATGCATTATACATACCTTCTTTCAACTACAAGCTAGTTTCGATTTCTAAACTCACGGACAAATTGCATTGCCAAATGATTTTTAATGACAAACTCTGTGAGATTCAGGACTGCAGCTCCATGAGGATGATTGGCAAAGCTAAATCTGATGGAGGCCTTTATACACTGAAAGCTGAAGCAAGGAATCTGCAATTTGGCACAAGCATTAACACATCATGCATCATGAATATACAAGGCATAAGAGATAAGGACCTATGGCATTATAGACTAGGACATCTACCATGTAGTGGTTTAATTGAcatgaaaaaatattataatttcatTACCTATGACACAGATGAGAATCCCTGTAATGCATGTCACTTGGCAAAGCAAAAGTTGCTGCCATTTAGCTTAAGCACTACCAAATTACAGCATTGTTTGGATATGATACATGTAGATATATGA
- the LOC112737517 gene encoding aquaporin SIP1-2, which yields MGAIKSAMGDAILTSVWVFSLSSQRIISSEISSFLGFKPFTLPSLFLSTIINSIIVFTITSIGRFLGGASFNPSSTVSSYFLGLRPDSSLSSLAIRFPAQALGGALGAKGLLSVVPPQYKILLKGPYLKVDLHTGAFAEGALVFALNLAILIIVMKGPKNPFLKVYMISLTTLTLAICGSGYTGPSMNPANAFGWAYMYNRHMNWELFYVYWICPFIGAFFAALVYKALFMSPPEMMKKKKQKQKKA from the coding sequence ATGGGGGCTATAAAATCAGCCATGGGAGATGCAATCTTAACATCAGTATGGGTCTTCAGCCTCTCATCACAAAGGATTATCTCATCAGAGATATCTTCATTTCTTGGATTCAAACCATTCACACTTCCATCACTATTCCTCTCAACAATCATAAACTCCATCATAGTCTTCACCATAACCTCCATTGGAAGGTTCTTAGGTGGTGCAAGCTTCAACCCTTCATCCACAGTTTCATCCTACTTCTTAGGCCTAAGGCCAGATTCATCACTCTCATCATTGGCCATAAGGTTCCCTGCTCAAGCACTTGGTGGGGCTCTTGGTGCAAAAGGGTTACTTTCTGTGGTGCCTCCACAGTATAAGATTTTGCTGAAAGGTCCTTACTTGAAGGTGGATTTACACACTGGTGCTTTTGCTGAAGGAGCATTGGTTTTTGCACTTAACTTGGCTATACTTATTATTGTTATGAAGGGTCCTAAGAATCCTTTCTTGAAGGTTTATATGATTTCTTTGACAACTTTGACTTTGGCTATTTGTGGTTCTGGTTACACTGGACCTTCTATGAACCCTGCAAATGCATTTGGTTGGGCTTATATGTATAATAGGCATATGAATTGGGAGCTGTTTTATGTCTATTGGATTTGTCCTTTTATTGGGGCATTTTTTGCTGCTTTGGTTTATAAGGCTCTCTTTATGTCACCACcagagatgatgaagaagaagaagcagaagcagaagaaaGCTTGA